Proteins from a single region of Bos javanicus breed banteng chromosome 7, ARS-OSU_banteng_1.0, whole genome shotgun sequence:
- the LOC133252019 gene encoding olfactory receptor 2T33-like, whose product MENTNVTTGKNFILLGLFNYTETHLFLFSMVLMTFLTSLMGNAFMIMLIYVDPRLHTPMYFLLSQLSLMDMMLVLTIVPKMAANYLRHTRSISPTGCGAQIVLLLTLGGGECFLLAAMAYDRYVAVCHPLRYPILMNQKLCLHMTAGSWLLGGVDGLMQAGATLSFPYCHSREINHFFCEAPSLVRLTCANTMIFEFFMYVCCILMLLIPLSLILASYSLILAAVFRMQSTEARKKAFATCSSHLAVVGLFYGTSMFIYMRPKSYHSVGHDKVVSAFYTILTPVLNPLIYSVRNIEVKGACRKWLEKHFKS is encoded by the coding sequence ATGGAAAATACAAATGTCACCACAGGaaaaaatttcattcttctagGACTCTTTAACTACACAGAGACCCATCTGTTCCTCTTTTCCATGGTGCTCATGACTTTCCTCACCTCTCTGATGGGCAATGCCTTCATGATCATGCTCATCTATGTGGATCCTCGGCTTCACACACCCATGTACTTTCTGCTTAGCCAGCTCTCCCTCATGGACATGATGCTCGTTCTCACTATTGTCCCCAAAATGGCAGCCAATTACCTGAGGCACACCAGGTCCATCTCTCCCACTGGCTGTGGTGCCCAGATTGTCCTGCTTCTTACTCTGGGAGGGGGCGAGTGCTTCCTCTTAGCcgccatggcctatgaccgctatgtggccgtATGTCACCCCCTGAGATACCCGATCCTCATGAATCAGAAGCTCTGCTTGCACATGACAGCAGGCTCCTGGCTTTTGGGAGGGGTGGATGGGCTGATGCAGGCTGGTGCCACCCTGAGCTTCCCTTACTGCCACTCTCGAGAAATCAACCACTTCTTTTGTGAGGCGCCATCACTTGTTCGCCTTACCTGTGCAAACACCATGATTTTTGAATTCTTCATGTATGTATGCTGCATTCTGATGCTCTTAATCCCACTGTCTCTCATTTTGGCTTCCTATAGTCTCATCCTGGCTGCTGTGTTTCGTATGCAGTCCACTGAAGCCAGGAAGAAGGCCTTTGCAACCTGTTCTTCCCACTTGGCTGTCGTGGGGCTCTTCTATGGCACTAGCATGTTTATCTACATGCGGCCCAAATCTTACCATTCAGTGGGCCATGACAAGGTGGTCTCTGCCTTTTACACAATTTTAACACCTGTGTTGAACCCCCTTATATACAGTGTAAGGAATATAGAAGTCAAGGGGGCTTGTAGAAAGTGGCTGGAGAAACATTTTAAGTCATAG